A stretch of the Archangium violaceum genome encodes the following:
- the ureA gene encoding urease subunit gamma — MHLSPREIDKLLLHGAGFLAQKRLARGLRLNYPEAVALIATQLLEFIRDGRSVAELMDLGRKFLGRAQVMEGVPEMVAEVQVEGTFPDGSKLVTVHHPIEAEHGDLSLALYGSFLPVPPLERFTRAPQHEAVRPGEVFVQPGELVLNEGRDAVTVEVTNRGDRPVQVGSHYPFFETNRALVFDRAKAYGRRLDIPAGTAVRFEPGEKKTVSLVAIAGARVVQGGNALGSGPVSPENQQRALGQVAERGFGHEEGA, encoded by the coding sequence ATGCATCTGTCGCCGCGGGAAATCGACAAGCTGCTGCTTCACGGCGCGGGCTTCCTGGCCCAGAAGCGCCTGGCGAGGGGGTTGAGGCTCAACTACCCCGAGGCAGTGGCCCTCATCGCCACCCAGCTCCTGGAGTTCATTCGCGACGGCCGGAGCGTGGCCGAGCTGATGGACCTAGGGCGCAAGTTCCTGGGGCGCGCGCAGGTGATGGAGGGCGTGCCGGAGATGGTGGCGGAGGTGCAGGTGGAGGGCACCTTTCCGGACGGCTCGAAGCTGGTGACGGTGCATCACCCCATCGAGGCCGAGCACGGCGACCTGTCACTGGCGCTCTACGGGAGCTTCCTCCCCGTGCCGCCGCTGGAGCGCTTCACGCGGGCCCCTCAACACGAGGCGGTGCGGCCGGGCGAGGTGTTCGTGCAGCCGGGCGAGCTGGTGCTCAACGAGGGCCGCGACGCCGTCACCGTGGAGGTCACCAACCGGGGAGATCGTCCGGTGCAGGTGGGCAGCCACTATCCCTTCTTCGAGACGAACCGCGCGCTCGTCTTCGACCGGGCCAAGGCGTACGGGCGGCGGCTGGACATCCCGGCGGGCACGGCGGTGCGCTTCGAGCCCGGAGAGAAGAAGACGGTATCGCTGGTGGCCATCGCCGGGGCGCGGGTGGTTCAGGGCGGTAACGCGCTGGGCTCCGGACCGGTGTCTCCAGAGAACCAGCAACGCGCCCTGGGCCAGGTGGCCGAGCGGGGCTTCGGACACGAGGAGGGCGCATGA
- a CDS encoding urease accessory protein UreD has product MIQSEPIHHPGVPRAHREGDARLAFERVGPRTVVRTARAHSPLRLLTPRNHGHAAWVYTSSLGGGLVDGDHLAVDIAVAPGATALLSSQGSTRVYRSPRGCRSELSARVEEGALLVLAPDPTMCFTGARFAQRQDVQLAPGASLVLMDLVTAGRSANGERWAFSRYASTLRVHREGRALLDERWLLDPSHGALPARLGRFDAIGTVLLVGPALDAAREALAAHVGALPVTPRAGLVCSASPLGPDGLVLRVAASSAEALVRTAREWLSFLPALLGDDPWTRRG; this is encoded by the coding sequence ATGATTCAGAGTGAGCCCATCCATCATCCTGGAGTCCCTCGGGCCCACCGCGAAGGGGACGCGCGGCTCGCCTTCGAGCGCGTGGGTCCTCGCACCGTAGTGCGCACCGCGCGCGCACACAGCCCCTTGCGGCTGTTGACGCCGCGCAACCACGGGCACGCCGCCTGGGTCTACACCAGCTCGCTCGGAGGGGGATTGGTGGATGGAGACCACCTCGCCGTGGACATCGCGGTGGCCCCAGGTGCCACCGCGCTCCTGTCGAGCCAGGGCTCCACCCGGGTCTACCGTTCGCCTCGTGGCTGCCGCAGCGAGCTGTCGGCGCGGGTGGAGGAGGGCGCGCTGCTCGTGCTCGCGCCGGACCCCACCATGTGCTTCACGGGCGCCCGGTTCGCGCAGCGCCAGGACGTCCAGCTCGCCCCGGGCGCCTCGCTCGTGCTCATGGACCTGGTCACCGCTGGCCGCAGCGCCAACGGCGAGCGGTGGGCCTTCTCGCGGTACGCCTCCACGCTCCGCGTCCACCGCGAGGGCCGGGCCCTGCTCGATGAGCGCTGGCTGCTCGACCCCTCCCACGGGGCGCTCCCCGCGCGGCTGGGCCGCTTCGACGCGATCGGCACCGTGCTCCTGGTGGGGCCCGCACTGGACGCCGCCCGCGAGGCGCTCGCCGCGCACGTGGGGGCCCTGCCCGTCACCCCTCGGGCCGGGCTCGTCTGCTCCGCCAGCCCGCTCGGGCCGGATGGGCTGGTGCTCCGGGTGGCGGCCTCTTCCGCCGAGGCCCTCGTGCGTACCGCTCGCGAGTGGCTGTCCTTCCTCCCCGCCCTGCTCGGGGATGACCCCTGGACCCGCAGGGGGTGA
- a CDS encoding response regulator, producing the protein MNPTGRILLVDDEPAFLETYRTILATEGYSVDAATDGPSALAKLEQPGWDLVLLDRKLQGRYGPDTGLDLIQSIRQRAPEAKVILVTGIADSDSVNRAFTAGAYDYLEKNAYFEAILKVKVRHALEAARERRMAALANGKREETIRELWHGVRTERDPFKKGALLEDLVALLFKSIAGFERTQTNRKSLDEEIDIIIPNESTDPFWLQAQSQYILGECKNWSKPVERKELDVFLKKIERRYGRCRLGFFISLGGFAKGFESGLAAERSGEVLVVVLDAARLDEWVQARDRNAKLKELHARALMASAKDSE; encoded by the coding sequence ATGAACCCCACCGGAAGAATCCTCCTCGTCGACGATGAGCCGGCGTTCCTCGAGACCTACCGCACCATTCTGGCGACCGAGGGGTACTCCGTGGACGCGGCCACGGACGGTCCCTCGGCACTTGCGAAGCTGGAGCAGCCGGGGTGGGACCTGGTGCTGCTCGACCGCAAGCTCCAGGGCCGCTACGGGCCGGACACGGGTCTGGACCTCATCCAGTCCATCCGGCAGCGGGCGCCAGAAGCAAAGGTCATCCTCGTGACGGGGATCGCCGACTCGGACTCGGTGAATCGCGCCTTTACGGCGGGGGCCTACGACTACCTCGAGAAGAACGCCTATTTCGAGGCCATCCTCAAGGTGAAGGTGCGTCACGCGCTGGAAGCGGCGCGCGAGCGGCGGATGGCGGCGCTCGCGAATGGCAAGCGGGAAGAGACCATCCGTGAGCTGTGGCACGGGGTTCGGACCGAGCGCGATCCGTTCAAGAAGGGGGCACTGCTCGAAGATCTGGTCGCGCTCTTGTTCAAGTCGATTGCTGGCTTCGAGCGCACCCAGACGAATCGCAAGAGCCTGGACGAGGAGATCGACATCATCATTCCCAACGAGTCGACGGACCCTTTCTGGCTGCAGGCGCAGTCGCAATACATTCTGGGCGAGTGCAAGAACTGGTCGAAACCGGTCGAGCGCAAGGAACTCGACGTCTTCCTCAAGAAGATTGAACGGCGTTATGGCCGCTGCCGGCTCGGGTTCTTCATTTCGCTCGGCGGCTTCGCCAAGGGATTCGAGAGTGGATTGGCGGCAGAGCGCTCGGGCGAGGTGCTCGTCGTCGTGCTGGATGCCGCGCGGCTGGATGAGTGGGTGCAGGCACGCGACCGCAATGCGAAGCTGAAGGAGCTTCACGCCCGCGCGCTCATGGCCAGCGCCAAGGATTCAGAGTAG